In the genome of Myripristis murdjan chromosome 21, fMyrMur1.1, whole genome shotgun sequence, the window TGGAGTTTTGGTTTCCCCATGCAGGGAAACAGGCATGGTTAAGTGCTCACAGATTATTGTGTTTACTCTTCACTAAAACAGATAAAGAAGAAACTGGTTGGAATAACAAGAGAGCATGAGGCTCTATTCAACTTTGTTGAGAACAACAAGCAAATttgcacagagaaagaaaaacaaaaggtatAGCATTACCATGTTTTTTCATCGGTGGACAAGGTTTAGATGTGTAATTCATGGTGACATGTGTTTGAAGAACCAATGCTTGCTAAAgccagtttttctgttttggactATAGATGCTTAACAGGCTGACTAAGTCAGCAGAGGCACAGACGCGGGTGGATGAGGAGTACTTTAACATCAACATGGAGGGTCATCAGATCAGACTAAAGtgggaaaacacactgaaaaactgCTTCCAGGTGTggacaaatgtgtttttactttgtaGTTTTTAGGCATTCAGGTGATGCTCTTACATTGAACACAGTGACATCCAATGAGAAAGCAGAtgaggttcagtgtcttgctcaagggcacaatAGTCGTTCAGTGGCCGTCTGGTTTGCAGGATAGTCTCTCTAAGCACTAGGCTGTCAACCACCCAGGTATTTAGAGCAAATCACCATATTCCACCTAGTGTTGCTATGCATTTAGCTCTTGGCATCTCTGTCAGGGagacacattcacatttcaTCAGTTTGCAGCCAAGAATAGCACCActaggagaagaagagaaaaaaaaaacactttgggaCACTAAGAGCACTTCAGCAAGACATGCGACTGTTGATAGACATATTTCCTGTTGCAGGGATCAACCCTGTGATCTTTTAGTTTCTGTATAGTCTTTCTCATCACTACACCATACTGCTGttctttgtgttattttgttatgaCTATTATTATGATTCAATAATAAGTGTACAAGTATATTCAGTTTAATGTATTTTCCATTGCATAAAATTGCTGGTCTTCATTTGGATTGAATGTGCAGTCGCCTACAGAAAGCATCTAAGTAATATTGTGTGTCTATTTCAGATCATCCAGGAGCTTGAGAAGCAGCGGATTGAAATTCTTTGCAACATGCTGAATAGATACAGCCTCCACATGTCCAGCTTTGGGCAGACTCTCATACATGTGCGACATTCTGACCTCAATCTTTttaatacagacacacaaaagctCTCGGTCGATGTTATCCCTCATCTTGTATTTGTGTGCTGTGCCACATCCAGGGCCACAAGCAGATAGAACAGGCGATCCAAAGGGTGGATATGGAAAAAGACATGCAGACCCTAGTGGAGGAGACCAGCATCACAACTGAGGACAACAAAGCTGAGTTTCTGATGGCTGATTATTTTGTAAGTCTGCAGCTTTGTTCTTGAAGCAGTGTTTGcataaagtgatttttttggcCTGACAGCACAATGCCAGACATACATCTATGAATAGTTCCAGGTGAGACAAGTTTTGCATGAATTAAAATAAGCTCACAGGAATCTTAGGTAATTCAAATGGCAGATGTAGCACTGACATAAACATCGGCACTACATCAACTTTTAAACTAGGAGGGAAAACTGCTATTGTTGGTTTATGTAATTCCCCAGACCCGCCTAAGTTCTCTGTGTTCTGCATGCATTAGGAGGAGGACAGCAAGTCACTGAtggggagagacagaagaagagaagcCATCAAAATCAAACTCCAGCGTCTGGAGGACAgcattgcaaaaacaaaaaaagactgtgAGGGTAAATGATCTACAGTTCATAAGAACAATATTCATTAAACAGTGCTCAATGGCAACATTTTTGAAGCTTTCATTTTCCTTGTGCAAAGCGAGTAGATTGATCTGTAACAGCTGTTAAACACTGTTCCTGAGTGATTCTCAAAAGACAGCACTTTTTTGTAAATTGTCCTCAATATTCTCACATTAGGAATTGAAAGACTGATGAAGACGTATTCTGAAAACCCATCCTTTTCAAACCAAAAGAACCTTGAGGAAACTGAACAGCTCCTTGATGAGGTATATACTGTacgtgattttttaaaaaatacatttgccaGAAGTGATGTTCACTGAAAGTCCCTGTTATCTACCTTGTTACCGACAGACCACACTCAAACTTGATCTTCTTGAGGCAACTTATTACAAACTCTCCATATCATTGTCCGAGTTGGAGGGAAAACCCAGGACTTTTCACCGATTCACTGACAGCATCACAAAATGGAAAGACAAGGTATGCCCCTATGGACCATCTACGTTGATTATGCCAAGTCATATATTCAGGGATGGTTATAGCCTACAGGTTAGTAGGAAGGTTTTGACTGAAGGGTCAGCAGCTGCTCTTCAGCAAGGCACTTAACTCTAGTGCCCaagtaaatgtgaaaatgtgtgtgttgctgggaAAGAATATACACGGCTAATTGACTTGGATAAAAAATGGTAGTGTCTGTGCTAATCATATAATGGAATGGTGGCTTAAATATAGTTATTTGTGGTAATTGTAGAATGATTACTGAGGAGGTAATTGCCAGTCACTGGTTTAAAGTTGTTTTACTGTTTCCTAATCAAAACTACAAAAATCATGACATAGCCAAGGTTGCATCATGTAGATTAAATCTCAAACATAAAACCATTTTCTTGTCCAAGGACTGTGAGCACAGTGTTGTTCAGCTGACCCGTCCAGTCAAAATCAGGAAAACGTCGTTCAGGTCCCGCCAGACGCTGAGAGCCTCCATCATTTACAAAGGACCTGTTCAGAGTGTGACAAAACCATCTGTGGAGCCCTCAGACACCGCTGACCAAGTCACCGCCTCTGCCTCAAACCAAGAACCCGCAGTGGTTGAGTGTGACAGCACTGTTAATGGAGCCCTGCTGCCTAAAACTGATGACAAAGGACCAGGTGACAAATTTGCAGCATGCAAAGATTTATTACTCATCACATTTGCAATTCCATCATGTAATAAGGGGAgtgaaaaatattaatatttaacagGTGAAACAAGAGCAGAATGGTCCAGCATAGGAAAATGCAAGGCTCTGTATGATTTCACATCTGAACAAGAGGATGAACTGAACCTTAAAGAAGGTAAGCATCAACTTAATATTCACAAAATATTACACGTAACCTCAAACATTAGTAAAGGTTGATGGCCGGACTAATAAAATGACCTAAAATGGATTTTTGATTCCCAGGAGATCTGCTAGATATCTACCTAAAGGAGGACAATGGGTGGTGGTATGGCGCACTTGACGGGCAGATAGGCCATTTCCCATCATCCTATGTTGAAGAGCTGCCTGTCTTAAGCATCGTCAACTCATCTGATGCATGACTGCACTGATACATGAACCATGCAAGCACACAACTCACGCCGTTAGTTCAAATTGCAAACTTCTACACTGTCAAGACGTGAATTTGCAACAACTGCAAGAATCGTATCACCTGCAAAAATGAATCAAGTTTCTGTGCATGTACTGACCGATATATGGATAATATAGTGTTTTGTAAAAGGTTTAATATAAACAGACGCATCCAGGGATCAGTACTATTAagaatttgcatttttctgCTGTCTAATCACTGCTCAGTCAAGGTTTGGGACAATAATGCAGCAGCTGCCCTCAAGACTTCACTGTTGTAATGTTTGGAGATACAGCACAGATCTTTGTGAACTCTTGAAATTTTTTTGAGCTCTAATATAAACTGTTCTTTTGCccttctatttatttatatcattaTGTTATTTGAGGCAGGAGTGGGCTTTTGAgatttttcacttcattttattagttcattataaataaaatggagaaaaacagaattaccTAGCTATGTGTGCTATTCCTTGCTTTAAATGcgtaatgaggaaaaaaatacaaatacatcaACATTTAAGAGACCTTTTTACATATCAAGCACATTTCTACATTCCACTAGGGAGGTTTACAGGATTTGGAAAGGCAAAAAGTGAGAAGctgactcctctctctccatttccatAAGACAACCCATTCCAAGATTCAAGCAAACATCACATTTGTACATAAATATGCCATATCCAGATTACTGTAACATGACCACATTAAGACGAAGTTTGTGCTTATAAGGCCAATATTTACAAGGTTCTGGTTTTCATGCATTAGAACAATTTTATCTCAGTTAAAAATGTTACGAATTAGATggtttaatgttgtgtttttccagTGCTTTAGCTGCAAGCTGACAGCCGTATCACTTTACATTTTAAGTGATTCCATTAATAAGAACAGATAAAATCATTCTTGAGCATGAACTGCCTCACACGGATGAGTCTTCCACAGCAAGGGTCATGCTGCCTGGTTCTTTTCCTTCTTGTACCATTTGACCTGGTGAGATCCTCGCTTCGCAGAGACAGTATCTTAGAAACGCGCCAGAGAGACAAACTCCTTCCTGACATTTGCAAGGAAGGCCGAGAAGTTATTGGTCTCCTGAAGTTTGCTTTCCAGGACAGGCAAACACTCAATTGGCGGATCACTTGACATAACTGaagtgggggagaaaaaaaaaaaaaaaaaaggtcagtatCATGCAAGCCACTTTCAATCAATTTTGCAGTCATGCAGCACGTCGAGAGTGGCTAAGCACATGAGCACattgattatttaatttttaattaattaatttatttatttttggcttaCTCTGGTATATCCCGTCCTCTTTGATCCCCATTGTGAAGGTGTAGACACTGTCTGGATCTGCAGGGTTGATGTTGCGGAAAATAAACTGCAACTTTTCACCTTAGAAACGAAAAGAAACGTAAAATAGTCAACTTGAAAATGATAATCTAAGCATAAtctaaattatttttcattccttTGTTGTTGGGGGAAAATCATCTGGGAATCACTTCTGATATGTGCCACTGGCTAATACATAGCTGCATATTGTTTTGGAGCACATAACAAAAGATTCACTGTTTCCTTAAACATGGACAtggacaaaaatcacaaaattatcAGACAAAAGGAAAACCATTGGTGTTATAGGTTGTGCTATACTATTGGACCCTGCCAGTGAGAGATGCATTAATGAATGAGTTTTACCACTGATTTTTCTTATCTCCAATCCCAAATGATCTTGAAAGACTTGCTTGGCTTTGTTGAGATTCttcagtctgtttttgtttgctttattttgagaCAAAATCACtgagaagaggggaaaaacaggTAAATTAGTTACCAAAGTTACCAAAGTTTCCACTTTGGTACTGCAAGCAGCCAGATCATAAACTTTAACTTAACTTTTCAAACATCAACTTACAGTCTCTCCTTTTGGCTTGTTCCTCTCTTAGTCTCTCCATCTTCTGGATAATGTCATCTTTCTGCATCTCTTTCCGTTGAATATCAGACACCAATTCAGAAATGGcattctttttctccttcattactgcatttttttgttcTAAGCCTGGGGAGAAAAGACTGCATCAGGAACTTCTTGGTATTCATTTAGTTGCAGTGGGTCACATAAACAAATAAGCTTCTATCACAGCTTGGCAAAAtctcaaaataataaataatgcattaGGCCTACTACACAGAAACTTTTTCTCATAGAAAAACAAGTATGGTCCCAGATTTTACAATTAGTGCATGACACAATGAAGTGGTTCTCAATTCTGGTCTTAATGGGCCATTTGTAAAACATTATTAACTTGTGGGTCTTGGTCAGGCCCAAAAGGTCAAACTCTCACGTGAGGGGTGACATGCATCAAAACCACTTGAAAACCACTGGCCTGCACCATCAAATTACAACCAGAAAACAGATTATTTTGGCCTGCAGAATGACATTGTGAGTTAACCATGCTGTAATGTTGATATCAGACATATTTCATGCTGCACATAAAAATAGGTGTCATGTACTTTTATTTGTACAAAAATCCAATTAATCCAATTCAATTGCAGTACTGAGGTGAGATTATTTTTGTCCAGAAATAATGATGGCAGTAACCAGAGAGTGAACTGTCTCGTCTCTTATCCCATTCCAAATGGGCCCATGTCTCCTGTGCAGCAGGTCCACACAAGGTGATTGTTATTAACATAATTGGCAAATTTCCTTGATTTGTTAATTATGTAAATAACTACCAGGTGAAGCAGAATTCCAGCTGGGCTCTGAGTCCTGATGTTCAGGACTGAGAACATAAATGGATGTGGGACCAAAATGTTATCTTACCCCCAAACCtctacaataaaaaacaatataatggAAATGTATGGaaactgtaaatgtattttgGTGAAATGTATAGCCACATATAATGTGTTGGTGGCAAATGTCCTGAAGCTGCAGCTCACCTCTTTTGTAAGTTTGTATTGTCTCAAACAGTGTCTCATCATCCTTGCATTTCTTTACACATGTATCTGCAATGaagaacatgaaaacacacaatttaGACAACCAATCCAAAATTAGATTCATTTAGTACAGGCACAGGCTACTCTGATGGTGACTGCGGCAAAAATAGCCttttaaaatgtggaaaatccTGGTTCTGTAATTTGATTTGCTGATACCCATCCAAAGTTATTGTATAATACCTAAACACAAACCTTTGACCacttaattatttaaatatggATGTGGATATGAAGTTACAGCACTCCTACTGGAACTACAAAAGAGTCACATTTGATTATTACCATTTAATTAACACTGATATATTTTAATGCATCTGCAGTCTGCAGTCCCCATTTTTACAGTGCTGTTTTATAAAAGCTGCAAGCCAGTTGAGGCTATGTTTTACAGTGATTAATAGGGTTTTCTGCACTCCTCCTTGTATCATGCTAAGTAACATCTGTTCAGGCTTTTTATAATCACCACGAAGCACGGCCTCTTGTGGCTCATTGCTTTAGTAGTACCTACAAGGGAGCTGTGCGCATACAGCAGCTTGTGCTTCCACCATATTACCACATACAGCACAACAAGCCAGTAACAACAAAATAGCTACCTAATGTAAATTCATCATCCATCAAGAACCATAACCTTGTCTTGTCTCCACTGCAAACACTAATGAGCCTATTAGATATACAGTCAGCCATAAGACAGGGCAATTTTACTCATCTCCACAGTGCAGCAAGAGCATACTACAGTttatacaagaaaaaaagcaaagtaacaaaagaaagttttttttttttttcaagagtgaACACTGTTTATATGAAAAACATTCAATTATTCcacaatgaaaattaaatacCTGCAGTCAATGTTAAGTCTCAAGAAATTAAGACAGCATGTAAGGTTGGTATAACATGAATGCACAATATCTAAATCATACCAACGGCAGATTTCACAAACTGTTTGTGG includes:
- the spc25 gene encoding kinetochore protein Spc25, coding for MASITDPTLSDWFTNTMEEIRNKLLIQTCGEIIDTTVELCQSHKQFVKSAVDTCVKKCKDDETLFETIQTYKRGLEQKNAVMKEKKNAISELVSDIQRKEMQKDDIIQKMERLREEQAKRRDLILSQNKANKNRLKNLNKAKQVFQDHLGLEIRKISGEKLQFIFRNINPADPDSVYTFTMGIKEDGIYQIMSSDPPIECLPVLESKLQETNNFSAFLANVRKEFVSLARF
- the nostrin gene encoding nostrin, whose translation is MKDPMSTCSYNLLYQNVKRYSKNGEYFCKELMTVFQQRAELELTYSKGLQKLAGKLIKASKGMTNNSTYIAWCHVSDEMYSTADTHRALGNAFQQEAILELRQALDEHNKRKRPLDSVVEKTGKLVASNWSEQIKIKKKLVGITREHEALFNFVENNKQICTEKEKQKMLNRLTKSAEAQTRVDEEYFNINMEGHQIRLKWENTLKNCFQIIQELEKQRIEILCNMLNRYSLHMSSFGQTLIHGHKQIEQAIQRVDMEKDMQTLVEETSITTEDNKAEFLMADYFEEDSKSLMGRDRRREAIKIKLQRLEDSIAKTKKDCEGIERLMKTYSENPSFSNQKNLEETEQLLDETTLKLDLLEATYYKLSISLSELEGKPRTFHRFTDSITKWKDKDCEHSVVQLTRPVKIRKTSFRSRQTLRASIIYKGPVQSVTKPSVEPSDTADQVTASASNQEPAVVECDSTVNGALLPKTDDKGPGETRAEWSSIGKCKALYDFTSEQEDELNLKEGDLLDIYLKEDNGWWYGALDGQIGHFPSSYVEELPVLSIVNSSDA